Proteins encoded within one genomic window of Prosthecobacter vanneervenii:
- a CDS encoding thiolase family protein — MPPIYIIDARRTPIGRFGGGLKDLSPTQLGHALGDAMLPPALRAYIQQVILGQVLQAGSGMNVARQIALKLGLPQEVPAYTVNMACGSSLKAVALAADSIRSGENDLVLAGGVEVMSRAPHYATDLRFGKKLGDSSLQDAMFVDGLTDPLLKIGMGETAERIADKHAISRAEQDAFAALSQSRVAASRAALSREIIPISDVTADEHPRADTTADSLAKLKPAFRKDGTVTAGNASGINDGAALALLASADAVSRHGLTPRARIIASAAVGCDPALMGLGPVGAIQKVCTLTGWALDEVDAIEINEAFAVQALGCAKELNLDTAKLNPRGGAIALGHPIGASGARVLVTLLHHMEDHNLRRGIASLCIGGGMGIAMAIELDTP; from the coding sequence ATGCCCCCCATCTACATCATCGACGCCCGCCGCACCCCCATCGGCCGTTTCGGCGGCGGCCTCAAAGACCTCTCCCCCACCCAGCTCGGCCACGCCCTCGGGGACGCCATGCTCCCTCCGGCTCTCCGCGCCTACATCCAGCAGGTCATCCTCGGCCAGGTCCTCCAGGCAGGCTCCGGCATGAACGTCGCCCGCCAGATCGCCCTCAAGCTCGGCCTCCCTCAGGAAGTCCCCGCCTACACCGTCAACATGGCCTGCGGCTCCTCCCTCAAAGCCGTCGCCCTCGCCGCCGACTCCATCCGCTCCGGTGAAAACGACCTCGTCCTCGCCGGCGGCGTCGAAGTCATGAGCCGCGCCCCCCACTACGCCACCGACCTCCGTTTCGGCAAAAAGCTCGGCGACTCCTCCCTCCAGGACGCAATGTTCGTCGATGGCCTCACCGATCCCCTCCTCAAGATCGGCATGGGCGAAACCGCCGAACGCATCGCCGACAAACACGCCATCTCCCGCGCCGAGCAGGACGCCTTCGCCGCCCTCAGCCAAAGCCGCGTCGCCGCCAGCCGCGCCGCCTTGTCCCGCGAGATCATTCCCATCAGCGATGTCACCGCAGACGAACACCCGCGTGCCGACACCACCGCCGACTCCCTCGCCAAATTGAAGCCCGCCTTCCGCAAAGACGGCACCGTCACCGCTGGCAACGCCTCCGGCATCAATGACGGCGCAGCCCTCGCCCTCCTCGCCAGCGCAGACGCCGTCTCCCGTCACGGCCTCACCCCTCGCGCCCGCATCATCGCCAGCGCCGCCGTCGGCTGCGATCCCGCATTGATGGGCCTCGGTCCCGTCGGTGCCATCCAGAAAGTCTGCACCCTCACCGGCTGGGCTCTCGACGAAGTCGATGCCATCGAGATCAACGAAGCCTTCGCCGTCCAGGCCCTCGGCTGCGCCAAAGAGCTCAACCTCGACACCGCCAAGCTCAACCCCCGTGGCGGAGCCATCGCCCTCGGCCACCCCATCGGCGCCAGCGGCGCCCGCGTTCTCGTCACCCTCCTCCACCACATGGAAGACCACAACCTCCGCCGCGGCATCGCCTCCCTCTGCATCGGCGGCGGCATGGGTATCGCCATGGCCATCGAACTCGATACCCCCTAG
- a CDS encoding acyl CoA:acetate/3-ketoacid CoA transferase, with amino-acid sequence MRAPATLASADEAIAAIPSGSTIAVSGFVGSGHPELLTLALERRFLQTGTPTDLTLYYCAGQGDRCERGLNHLAHEGLLRRIVGGHWNLAPKLGTLALANKVEAYNLPQGVLSVLTREIAAKRPGLFTKVGLNTFIDPIHGGGRLNARTTEPLVERIQLDGDTWLRYKPIPIHVALIRATYADSRGNLSMECEGIISELLPMAQAAKNHGGIVIAQVESVVDQLPDPKSVRVPGLLVDYIVTSGGLHHDQTFSEAFIEDFVVTSDGSFTLPVMPESDRKRIGTRALQEVRKGDIVNLGIGLPEAVAMVAAETGRLQEFTLTVESGPTGGVPASGLSFGCSHFPEAIIDQPSQFDYYDGGGLDLAVLGAVEVDHEGSVNVTSFADRFAGVGGFVNIAQSARRLIFCCTFEAKGQPKFVQKIQHVCFHGPTALRNGQQVLYITERAVFQLVPGGLRLIEITEGLDLQTDILSKMEFTPSIDLHR; translated from the coding sequence ATGCGCGCACCCGCCACCCTTGCCAGCGCTGACGAAGCCATCGCCGCCATCCCCAGCGGCTCCACCATCGCCGTCAGCGGCTTCGTCGGCTCCGGCCATCCCGAGCTCCTCACCCTCGCCCTCGAGCGCCGCTTCCTCCAGACCGGCACACCCACAGATCTCACCCTCTACTACTGCGCCGGCCAGGGCGACCGCTGCGAGCGCGGCCTCAATCACCTCGCCCATGAAGGCCTGCTCCGGCGCATCGTCGGCGGCCATTGGAATCTCGCCCCCAAGCTCGGCACACTCGCCCTCGCCAACAAAGTGGAGGCCTACAATCTCCCCCAGGGCGTCCTCTCCGTCCTCACCCGCGAGATCGCCGCCAAGCGCCCCGGCCTCTTCACCAAAGTCGGGCTCAATACCTTCATCGATCCCATCCACGGCGGCGGCAGGCTCAATGCACGCACCACCGAGCCCCTCGTCGAGCGCATCCAGCTCGATGGCGACACCTGGCTCCGCTACAAGCCCATCCCCATCCATGTCGCCCTCATCCGCGCCACCTATGCCGACTCACGCGGCAATCTCAGCATGGAATGCGAAGGCATCATCAGCGAGCTCCTCCCCATGGCCCAGGCCGCCAAAAACCACGGCGGCATCGTCATCGCCCAGGTCGAGTCCGTCGTTGATCAGCTCCCAGATCCCAAATCCGTCCGCGTTCCAGGCCTCCTCGTGGACTACATCGTCACCTCCGGCGGCCTCCATCACGATCAGACTTTCAGCGAAGCCTTCATCGAGGACTTCGTCGTCACCAGCGACGGCTCCTTTACCCTCCCCGTCATGCCCGAGTCCGATCGCAAACGCATCGGCACCCGCGCCCTTCAGGAGGTGCGCAAAGGAGACATCGTCAATCTCGGTATCGGCCTCCCTGAAGCCGTCGCCATGGTCGCCGCCGAAACCGGTCGCCTCCAGGAGTTCACCCTCACCGTCGAAAGCGGCCCCACCGGCGGCGTCCCCGCCTCCGGCCTCAGCTTCGGCTGCAGCCACTTCCCCGAAGCCATCATCGACCAGCCCTCACAGTTCGACTACTACGACGGCGGCGGCCTCGACCTCGCCGTCCTCGGTGCCGTCGAAGTCGATCACGAAGGCAGCGTCAATGTCACCAGTTTCGCCGACCGCTTTGCTGGCGTCGGCGGTTTTGTAAACATCGCCCAGAGCGCCCGCCGCCTCATCTTCTGCTGTACCTTCGAAGCCAAGGGCCAGCCCAAGTTCGTGCAAAAAATCCAGCACGTCTGCTTCCACGGCCCCACCGCACTCCGCAATGGCCAGCAGGTCCTCTACATCACCGAGCGTGCCGTCTTCCAGCTCGTCCCCGGCGGCCTCCGCCTCATCGAAATCACCGAAGGCCTCGACCTCCAAACCGACATCCTCTCCAAAATGGAATTCACTCCTTCCATCGACCTGCACCGATGA
- a CDS encoding SDR family oxidoreductase — MISIDLKGKVALITGASQGIGAQVARTFHRAGATVVLNHLGTPGTTADAQLLADEFNLARTDSASIIAADVSKPDQVQSMMAEIQARHGGLDYLVNNAAIIKDRTIAKMSLDEWDAVIDVNLSGVFYCCKYALEIMRDHGAIVSFGSIAAIQGFFGQANYAAAKSGVQAMMRVLSREAARKQIRANAIAPGVIDTSMAATIPEAVRAEMLKNVPLARFGTTEEVANVVLFLCSPLASYVTGQTIEINGGWRG; from the coding sequence ATGATCTCCATCGACCTCAAAGGAAAAGTCGCCCTCATCACCGGCGCATCCCAGGGCATCGGCGCCCAGGTGGCCCGCACCTTCCATCGCGCAGGTGCCACCGTCGTCCTCAATCACCTCGGCACCCCCGGCACCACCGCAGACGCCCAGCTGCTCGCAGATGAGTTCAACCTCGCTCGCACAGACAGCGCCAGCATCATCGCCGCAGATGTCTCCAAGCCCGATCAGGTCCAGTCCATGATGGCGGAGATCCAGGCCCGTCACGGCGGTCTCGACTACCTTGTCAACAACGCCGCCATCATCAAAGACCGCACCATCGCCAAGATGAGCCTCGATGAATGGGACGCCGTCATCGACGTCAATCTCTCCGGCGTCTTCTACTGCTGCAAATACGCCCTCGAAATCATGCGCGATCACGGCGCCATCGTCAGCTTTGGCAGCATTGCTGCCATCCAGGGCTTCTTCGGCCAGGCCAACTACGCCGCCGCCAAATCCGGCGTCCAGGCCATGATGCGCGTCCTCAGCCGCGAGGCCGCCCGCAAGCAGATCCGCGCCAACGCCATCGCCCCCGGTGTCATCGACACCTCCATGGCCGCCACCATTCCCGAAGCCGTCCGCGCCGAGATGCTCAAAAACGTCCCCCTCGCCCGCTTCGGCACCACCGAGGAAGTCGCCAACGTCGTCCTCTTCCTCTGCTCCCCCCTCGCCTCCTACGTCACCGGCCAGACCATCGAAATCAACGGCGGCTGGCGCGGCTGA
- a CDS encoding VOC family protein translates to MVKKLLHTRYRVNDLEKTIHFYTQVLGLKEVRRHKSPRGSELVFLQTPNSDELIEICSYPASGPVTFCSDLTHLAFEVESIEEFAKHSAALGYPLSDGPTPSSSGVFAFIDAPEGYEIELIEYRK, encoded by the coding sequence ATGGTCAAAAAACTTCTGCACACCCGCTACCGGGTGAACGATCTCGAAAAGACGATCCACTTTTACACCCAGGTGCTGGGGCTGAAGGAAGTGAGGCGGCACAAGTCGCCACGTGGGTCTGAGCTGGTGTTTCTACAGACGCCGAACAGCGACGAGCTGATCGAGATCTGCAGCTATCCGGCGAGCGGGCCGGTGACGTTTTGCAGCGATCTGACGCATCTGGCGTTTGAGGTGGAGAGCATCGAGGAGTTTGCGAAGCATTCGGCTGCGCTGGGTTACCCGCTGTCTGACGGGCCGACGCCGAGCTCGAGCGGGGTGTTTGCCTTTATTGACGCGCCTGAGGGGTATGAGATAGAACTGATCGAATACCGCAAATAA
- a CDS encoding BrnT family toxin, which produces MDFDWIGAAFDLSKLPPKDIEESFEDPFSIKLLPDGQLESAEARYYNLGKSLQGKPVFSVFWTDGKHYRVVFARLMTPAEHDFFERKKAEDL; this is translated from the coding sequence ATGGACTTTGACTGGATCGGCGCCGCCTTTGACCTCTCCAAGCTGCCTCCCAAGGACATTGAGGAGTCATTTGAGGATCCGTTTTCCATCAAGCTGCTGCCGGATGGCCAGCTAGAGAGCGCGGAAGCCCGGTACTACAACCTGGGCAAGTCGCTGCAGGGCAAGCCGGTGTTCAGCGTGTTCTGGACGGACGGGAAGCACTACCGGGTGGTGTTTGCGCGCCTGATGACGCCAGCGGAGCATGACTTCTTTGAGCGCAAGAAGGCGGAGGATCTTTGA
- a CDS encoding CopG family antitoxin: METAPADLKLIKAWRDVPVFESDEAEGKFWGAHQLDARLMQSSIHRTDVRESTTITLRFDPRMLSRIKRVARRRYLNYQSMIKQWLSERMEQELKGE, encoded by the coding sequence ATGGAAACCGCACCTGCAGACCTGAAGCTGATCAAAGCGTGGAGAGACGTGCCCGTCTTTGAGTCGGACGAGGCGGAGGGGAAATTCTGGGGTGCGCACCAGCTGGATGCGCGGCTGATGCAGTCTTCCATCCATCGCACGGATGTGAGGGAGTCCACGACGATCACGCTGAGATTTGACCCGCGGATGCTGAGCCGGATCAAGCGTGTGGCGCGTAGGCGCTACCTGAACTACCAGAGCATGATCAAACAGTGGCTGAGCGAGCGGATGGAGCAGGAGCTGAAGGGAGAGTAG
- a CDS encoding HU family DNA-binding protein, with protein sequence MNKAQLIDAVQEILGGDTSKRAASEALDAVLQAIASGLKKEPVQLIGFGTFKPVERKARMGRNPKTKVPVEIKASKTVRFVPSAALKESI encoded by the coding sequence ATGAACAAAGCTCAGCTCATCGACGCAGTTCAGGAAATCCTTGGTGGCGACACCTCCAAACGCGCTGCCTCAGAAGCCCTCGACGCCGTCCTGCAGGCCATCGCCTCCGGCCTGAAAAAAGAGCCCGTTCAGCTCATCGGCTTCGGCACCTTCAAGCCCGTCGAGCGCAAAGCCCGCATGGGCCGCAACCCCAAGACCAAAGTTCCCGTCGAGATCAAGGCCTCCAAAACCGTCCGCTTCGTCCCCTCCGCCGCCCTCAAAGAGTCCATCTAG
- a CDS encoding gamma carbonic anhydrase family protein — protein MESLKKFLLPEAQPSVAADAFIAQGAVVLGAVELHEQSSVWYGSVLRGDINRIVVGPQSNVQDGSVLHVSDDCACVLGARVTVGHRAVVHACTVGDEVLVGMGAIILDGAQIGARSIIAAGALVTKGTVIPEGSLVMGSPARVVRALSQEEQQANAKLALKYVEVSRRYLAMGLGAGVVKIPGEVQA, from the coding sequence ATGGAATCGCTAAAAAAATTCTTGCTTCCTGAGGCGCAGCCGTCCGTGGCCGCCGATGCCTTCATCGCCCAGGGGGCGGTGGTGCTGGGGGCGGTGGAACTGCATGAGCAGTCGAGCGTGTGGTATGGCTCGGTGCTGAGGGGAGACATCAACCGGATTGTGGTGGGGCCGCAGAGCAATGTGCAGGATGGAAGCGTGCTGCATGTGAGTGATGACTGCGCCTGTGTGCTGGGGGCGCGGGTGACGGTGGGGCACCGTGCGGTGGTGCATGCGTGCACCGTGGGGGACGAGGTGCTGGTGGGCATGGGGGCGATCATTCTGGACGGGGCGCAGATCGGGGCGAGAAGCATCATCGCTGCGGGGGCGCTGGTAACGAAGGGGACGGTGATACCGGAGGGCTCTCTGGTAATGGGCTCTCCGGCGCGAGTGGTGCGTGCCCTTTCCCAAGAGGAGCAGCAGGCTAACGCGAAGCTGGCGCTGAAGTATGTGGAGGTATCGCGGCGATATCTGGCGATGGGGCTGGGCGCCGGTGTGGTGAAGATCCCAGGAGAAGTCCAGGCCTAG
- a CDS encoding bifunctional nuclease family protein yields MNKDVIEVQVRAVLPLEGSFAVFLGNETKVFVIYIDESVGTAISMFMRGVSKERPLTHDLVGHLLLAFGAKVERVVINNINGSVFHARLIISAENELHTTRKVIELDARPSDSIAMAVQQGAPIFVAKSVWDTVEDVSETLAQIEKKGLQAQQAAEASSEEEEDDEDDIDEFSDEDIDTIAGIEPEEKEDDEYDDGFGGDDDDEEGEEWKKADG; encoded by the coding sequence ATGAACAAGGATGTCATCGAAGTGCAGGTGAGGGCGGTGCTGCCGCTAGAGGGCAGCTTTGCCGTATTCCTGGGGAATGAGACGAAGGTCTTTGTGATCTACATCGATGAGTCCGTGGGCACCGCGATCTCCATGTTTATGCGAGGGGTTTCCAAAGAGAGACCGCTGACGCATGATCTTGTGGGGCATCTGCTGCTGGCCTTTGGCGCGAAGGTGGAGCGAGTGGTGATCAACAACATCAACGGCAGCGTCTTCCACGCGAGGCTGATCATCTCCGCCGAGAATGAACTGCATACGACGCGCAAGGTGATCGAGCTGGATGCACGGCCGAGCGACAGCATCGCGATGGCAGTGCAGCAGGGAGCGCCGATCTTTGTGGCCAAGTCCGTGTGGGATACGGTGGAAGATGTGAGCGAGACGCTGGCGCAGATCGAGAAGAAGGGGCTGCAGGCGCAGCAGGCGGCGGAGGCATCTTCTGAAGAAGAGGAGGATGACGAGGACGACATCGACGAATTCAGCGATGAAGACATCGATACGATTGCGGGGATCGAACCCGAGGAGAAGGAAGATGACGAGTACGATGATGGTTTTGGCGGAGATGATGACGATGAGGAAGGTGAGGAGTGGAAGAAGGCGGATGGGTAG